The nucleotide sequence aaaaGAATATGTATTAAATCCAGAGTGAAGATACAGAAGTAAGAGGCACAAACCTCCATTCTTAGATTTCCCTTCAGTAGGCTGTCTTGTCATCATGACACGTGGTCCACTCCCTCGCGCATGCATTTTGTCTAGAACCTATTCAACATATgtacaaaaaagagaaattcTGTTTACTTTTTCCGAAAAAACTACTGTATagaattcttttcttttcttttttttctttttgtgattacaaacagaaaaaaataattcaaataagtTAAAGAAACCTCACCATGTGTTTCAATTTCTGGTAATATATAGGCCCCATAAATATGTATGCTTCCAACGGCTCGCCACTGAGACCTGCAAGACTCTCAAGGTCGTCATGTTGAAGTACAGGAAAGAATCATTAAACCCTATATTGCTTTAGAATAAGAATGAGCATGTCCGTTAAAAATGTCAAATGGTAATGTCTTCGCCCATTTTAGTGAGATTCTAAACGACTTTGTACACAAATAAATTAACAACAGACACTAGAATGAATTTTAACATATAACTGCACATTCTGAAATGTGTACAGAATCATAATGCAGTACCTGAGTATAACAAGTCCTTCCCACTGTATGAGAACCCTTTCTCTACAAGGGTCGCACTGCAATGATAGAAGAACATACGATGACATTAAATGCCAAAAGAAAAGGTTATAAATGGAAGAAGAAACCTCGTAGTTACGAGAGAGAAAAAGTACCTTATAGTCTCAACCTTGTCTGCATGGCCTCCTCTTTCTCCAAAAGCACTACCATAATGAAATCTACCACAAGAAACCCCAGCCTTACTTCCAAGGAGTTCTATCATCTTACCTACTGTCATACGACTGTCACAAGAAATATGTTAATACATTCGTCAGTTTTAAATCTCAAGTAATCAAGAACTTTCAGATGAAACTCGAAAGTTTTGGACCGACGGGATCATAACTGTTGCTTCAAGTTGGGTACCAAAAcagattttatgattttgtgcCAACTGGAAATCCACTGTTACTTGTTTGTTACATCGAAAAGATTCTTATAGTTAAGGCAACGCAATGGTAACAAAATGAAGCAAAACCTCTACACAAAAGGCCCCAAATACACCCACACACTCGTACACAAAATGAAGGATGTCTTGTTCTTTTGGCTCCACGTTATAAAAAGGCAGCACAGATAAATAGAGAATTGTCTTAAGGAAGAATTTCTAACCTTGGAAACCCATGTGGATTCATGATCAAATCAGGGCAAATTCCAAGCTCAGAAAATGGAAAATCTTCTTGCTGAATAATTGTACCACATACACCTTTCTGCCCATGCCTACTGCTGAATTTGTCACCAAGCTAAAAAAAAGCCGGACCAAAACATGATTAACACTGTAGAACACGAGGCCTAGGCTAGAAGCATAACAGTATTGAAGAAAACTATTCTCACCTCTGGTCGACGAGTATGTCGTATGATATATTTGATACATAACTGGTCATCTTTATAAGGACACAGAGCAACTCTATCGACCACTTGTGTCTCCCCTTGAGGACCTTTGAAATACTCTCTGGCCGAACGGTATTGACTGAACATTACGCAACGAATTGTACATTTGTGATTACAGTTTTAAGAAACAATTATGATCACATATTCGAGAAATATATTGGATACCTATCAGATAGCTGAGATGTACTCTTATTAGTAACGTCCACAgggatttgtttatttatatagacaTCATTTGGTCTGATAATTTCTCCCGGAGAAGCAATTCCATCATCGTCCAgtatcttaaaaagaaaaattgatttaagaTGTATTAGCAGAGGAAAAGGTCACAagtcaaataaataataaataaacaacaaaaagcagCAAGGAGAAGGAAAGGAAAACGCCTTGATTCAGACACTATCACTAGCTGTTTGGATTAGAACTTTCCCGTCTTCAAACACAATAGGAGGGTTTATGCCATCTATGTCATAATTTCTAGGCAGAGTCATATTTTTTGGTAATGGAGCGTATAATTTGAGAGAAATACAGTCAAATTTCAAATAATCAACAACCATATCGTGCTTGCTCCCTCTTATAAGAAATTGCAAAagttaaaaaatgtattttgtcCTCAATGGATTACTTAGACTGTTTCCATAGCATCTAAGAAATGCATACAGAATTAGCAAttataacaaaacatattccCAAATATgccattttaaaaatatgacgTCACAAGTCTTACGATATACGGCATATGCAGACAAAATGTAATACCTGCATCTTTTCTGCATCTGGGCCTGTTCTTTCTGGCCTGAGTATTCTGTCTACTGTACCGTTCTCGTGCCTCAGGCATGTAGCGACAATTCTGTTTCACAAGATAAGACAAGACAACACAAGCAATAGTTAATGTAAGAGACAGGctttcaaagaaaacaactttGCCTCACAGAGAAATCCATAACATACTTTTTCATAACAATGCAGCGGCCAAAACCACGATCCAAGGAAGATTTGTTCATCACTATTGCATCCTCTATGTCGTATCCACTATTACTCATAACAGCAACTGTTGCGTTTTGACCTGCTCCAAGTTTATCGTATCCAACCTGTTAACAAGCATAATTTATTAGTTTCATATTATTAATACATTCCTACTAGAGCAAAGAAACGTACCAATTCAATTGTCCTTGTGGTCAACAGGGGTCTCTGGGGATACACCAATAGGTAAAGCAATGTGTCCATCCGGTTTAACTAAATACaaagattataaaaaacaaaatcagtgtCTGGCAGAGagcaaaatatacaaaaacatgaTACAACGGAGAAGATACAGGCATTAAAGTATTTAGACTTCATACAATCAACTTAATTAAGTAAAACCTAAGATAGCATGATAGGCAACAATTTATCTAATCACACTAAAAGTAGAAAGAAGCAAGATTTGCTCCAGTGAAATGACATGGAAGGCATAAACGGACTTGCCTGGTTGTAAGCAATATTTCCCATAGCTTGTTTCCCCATAGCACACTGCACACAATGTAACAGGAATTAATGACTAATAACGAAatgcaaaaccaacaaaaattgCAGCTCTTAAGTCAGATTGTCTAGAAACACAAACCTGATATGTATTTCTAGGTGACTGGTTATGGTGAGGGTAGGGGATaagaccagcaacaacaccTAAGATGGTGAAAGGTTCAATCTCAATGTGGGTTGTGTCTACCCTTATCTTAGCAGCTTCTACTCCTTCATCCAGTTCCGCAGTGGCTTCACTTTCATATAAAGCGATCTTAAAACAAGGAAAAAGAGCAGTTCATCATTCTAAGCTGCCTACGGTGCAATAAAATAGAATACATCTGGAAAATATGAGTCTGAGATGTACCAATGCATTATTTTCCTCATTGACATCAAGATACTCGATTAAACCGTCACGAATAAAGTCATCAAAAGTGCGAACTCCATCCTTCAAAAAAGTACAAATCAGTCAGCCaatgattttaaattatacCACTATGACAACTATGCATGAATCTGGGAAAATATAACACATGTACCTGTAATTCCTTCATGTGGTGTTGTTTAACTCTTGATATTCCTTTATCGGCTATAACAAGTGGACGACACACCCGCCCACCATCAGAAGCAACGTAAACACAATGCTGATAAACATTTTCTCTTTGGAGTCAGTGTCAGTAAACATTTGTAAATTcgtcagaaaaaaatatatatcggCAGGaactaaaaaatcaataatttccTTCACCCTTTATCAGCAACCATTTACGAAGTTGTACATTTTATAATTCGCATCCTTAGCTGTATTTCTAATCCAAAATACCAAAAGGAGGCTACTAAGACTACAAATTTATTAATGTAGCTTCCACAATCCCTTTTTAGCTCAGAAATCTTAATCTTCAGTTCTAGCTATATCAATCCATATTACCAACTATAAAGCTTAAATAGTACATGGACAAAAACATAATCGAATAAATAAAGTGGGTTTTGCTTGATGGACGAATGAACAAAAGCTATAAAGTGCACAACGCAAAACCTAGATACACAAAAAACTGATCGATGAAGTACCTGCTTTTCGTTTGTGAACACACTGACGAACTCGCCAATTTTTCCAGCTCTACGCAGCCTTCTAAGTGAATTGGCGAAGTACTGAAACAATAGAAACTCGTGAAGAGGtgtaaatatatgtattgtgCATGTTGGAGATTTGTGTCTTTATATAAAGTACCTGTGGCCTTCTATGTTTGCCAAGTATTAGCCCATTCAATATGACCAAAAATGAGTCAGGAGTATGCAGCTCCTCTGCTGACAATACTTCCAGATCTGTAACACCCAATTTGTAGCACTGTTCCCAGAAAATTAATTCGAACACAAAGATTCAGCACTATATTGACAAGATTCTAGCAGAAGATAATGAGAAAGGGTAGTGTGGTTCCAGCGGTATCCTTCTCAAATCCATAGCAAAGAAGATTAATGAGAAAAATAGACTGCATGTGCCAAAAAAATAGCAAACCCATACCATAGCAACCAATGGCCCTTCCTCTTCATCCGTTGTGACATGAGTCATTAAAGCCAAGTTCTTGACAAGCCCACAAGCTTCGCCTTCTGGGGTATCACATGGGCAGAGCATGCCCCACTTGCACAGATGACAGTATCAAAAATCAGATGCAATGTAAAAACAATAGTTCTCTTATTAGCAGGCTCATAAAGAAAGTAGCATTACCTGGCTGGGTTGCAATGATCTAGGCCCACTTACTTTCCTGGACTTTTCAAATTGTGGCGAAATTTTCGTGATAAACCCCATGCTCCCAATAAAAGATAACCTTGTTAGGAcctatatgattttttattttttgagaatGAAGTCGTATAGCAGGCTAACgacatatacacatatatatagagagagagtgagactAACCTGTGTCATGCCTTTTCTATGCATTCTAAACCTTTTAATATCGAAGTTTCCAGTTGAAAGGGTTCTTTCTAGTCCAAAAGTAATATTGTACAATTTATCTCCAGTAAGACACTACGAGaacataacaaaagaaaattgaagTTTTAATATCAGATATTTGACTCCAGTAACCATTTCTGAGAATcgaatcaataaaataatttattgtcaCAATTCAAGTAGCAGTGGAATATCCAAAGGGAATGCAAGTTCATAAAGCAAGAGGTAATCGGCATAATAACACCTAGCTAATAATGAGCTTACTGcaaacagaaatatattttagattgttTCAATAAACATGgaggaaacacaaaaaaaaactcttagaAAATGAATCTTTGATGTTATTTTGATTGAAGATCATTTGCAACTCCAAATTATAGGTGTCTAAAGATACATGTTTTTCAGGTTAAGAAAATTGAATGCAGGACCTGCATCAGCAGGGAAAAATATCTCTACACATACCTGGGAGAAATCAAATCTGCTAGCCCGGGATGTTTTTGTAAGAATTGTATCTACCTTTCTATAGGCCTCAGTGGTCATCGTTTTGAACAAATCCTGTAGCAGGGAGAAGGAGGGAAATAATAGGTAAGGACTAGacaaaatcttacaaaaaaagGACGAGAAAGTACTGGGCTTGGTGATATGTTCCAACGACACCTCAAAGAGGAGAGAAATTAGTTGTCCAGATAACTCCAATCGCTTGTTACCAACGTAATCCTACAAAAAGGCGCACATTTGAGAACTCACGTTACAAGCAATATGAACTTTCGGGTTACAATAACACTTGTCTACAGATCATCATTAGTTCATCTCAGATCACTGACTAACAAGTTAGCCATCATATGAGTTAAATCTTTAAATATGAATGGCTCCTCTAAGAGACAGCCAAGAAAATTTGTAAGCCATTTAAGCATGCCCTCCCTTTATTCAATTGGCTGATCTTTAGTTAATCTAAGTATCTAACATGTCATACAAGCAATAATCCTAATAGAAAATAACCAGACTTCAAATATATTCCACAGGTACGAAAACACTATTCCAGATAGAAGGTCATCATATTACCTTGTCATCCATCGCATCTTTGTTTAACATTGCTTCAATCATTCGTCTCAACATCACGCCAACATAGAAACATTTTTGACGGAAATTGTTGTCACGCACCTTAAGGAGAAGAACATAGCAGTAAGCAAACGGTAcaatttaaaaaaccaaaagaaattaaGATACTTACAGGTACGTGCGCAAGAAATACATCTCTGAGGATCTGTAGAGCTCTTCCGTCCTAGtaaatcatgtaaatttacaatgTGGAATTTTCAGTTAGCAAGAAAACTTTCATATTCAAATGTGCAGGGCCAAAAGCATCTGTACAGAGTTGAACTAGAGAGTGTGATAGTGAAATAAAGAATTAAACCTTTTCAGGTGGAGAGCCGTATGATGATTTTTTCACCTACAGTAATAAACAGATAAAAAGAATGTCACATATATCTTGCTGCAAATTGACAAAAGtcaaaatctattgttattctAACATAACCTGATAGACTACTCTTCTGTTCAGCGTGTTTAGAGGTATGAGCTAGGATGGTCttttttaaactataaagaGATCTTTTTAAAACAGGGATTTTTCAGATGATTTTTGAAGCAGACGATGTGTTCACTAGAATCATTGAATAGAAAACTAAATGACTCAGTAAGATAACTAAAACAATGCACCTTTGCCTCGAGATACTCCAGTGCTTGTTTTTGTGTATTCACACCTTCACTAACACACTCCTGAAATTAAATAAGCATTCAGAGAGATAAATATGATGCGTCAGAGATCAAGGCTCGTCAGAACCCACCGGATGAACAAAATGGCATGGAAGATTAAGAAATTCATCAACTTTTACATTCAACAAAAAGGACTAGTTAGGACATTGGTTTCGTATGGCAGTTTTTTTGTGAGCCACGGGTTAATGATATTCACACATCACCTATAACTTTCAATAGCTATAGCAAGAGGGAGTACGAGTATTTTCTGGATGTCAACGAAAAACCTTCCATTCTAAGAGCCATAGCAGTTGCTTCTATATCTTTATGCATCGCCAACCGACCATGGCGCTCACAAGTGCACCAGACTTGATC is from Camelina sativa cultivar DH55 chromosome 20, Cs, whole genome shotgun sequence and encodes:
- the LOC104771712 gene encoding DNA-directed RNA polymerase III subunit 2; this translates as MGLDQEDLDLTNDDHFVDKEKLSAPIKSTADKFQLVPEFLKVRGLVKQHLDSFNYFINVGIKKIVQANNLITSTVDPSIYLRFKSVRVGEPSVINLNIAEQLTPHMCRLADLTYAAPIYVNIEYIYGSHGVKTLATKDNFIIGRMPIMLRSCRCVLHGKDEEELARLGECPLDPGGYFVIKGTEKVLLIQEQLSKNRIIIDSDKKGNINASVTSSTEMTKSKTVIQMEKEKIYLFLHQFVKKIPIVIVLKAMGMESDQEIVQMVGRDPRFSASLLPSIEECVSEGVNTQKQALEYLEAKVKKSSYGSPPEKDGRALQILRDVFLAHVPVRDNNFRQKCFYVGVMLRRMIEAMLNKDAMDDKDYVGNKRLELSGQLISLLFEDLFKTMTTEAYRKVDTILTKTSRASRFDFSQCLTGDKLYNITFGLERTLSTGNFDIKRFRMHRKGMTQVLTRLSFIGSMGFITKISPQFEKSRKVSGPRSLQPSQWGMLCPCDTPEGEACGLVKNLALMTHVTTDEEEGPLVAMCYKLGVTDLEVLSAEELHTPDSFLVILNGLILGKHRRPQYFANSLRRLRRAGKIGEFVSVFTNEKQHCVYVASDGGRVCRPLVIADKGISRVKQHHMKELQDGVRTFDDFIRDGLIEYLDVNEENNALIALYESEATAELDEGVEAAKIRVDTTHIEIEPFTILGVVAGLIPYPHHNQSPRNTYQCAMGKQAMGNIAYNQLNRMDTLLYLLVYPQRPLLTTRTIELVGYDKLGAGQNATVAVMSNSGYDIEDAIVMNKSSLDRGFGRCIVMKKIVATCLRHENGTVDRILRPERTGPDAEKMQILDDDGIASPGEIIRPNDVYINKQIPVDVTNKSTSQLSDSQYRSAREYFKGPQGETQVVDRVALCPYKDDQLCIKYIIRHTRRPELGDKFSSRHGQKGVCGTIIQQEDFPFSELGICPDLIMNPHGFPSRMTVGKMIELLGSKAGVSCGRFHYGSAFGERGGHADKVETISATLVEKGFSYSGKDLLYSGLSGEPLEAYIFMGPIYYQKLKHMVLDKMHARGSGPRVMMTRQPTEGKSKNGGLRVGEMERDCLIAYGASMLIYERLMVSSDPFEVQVCRACGLLGYYSYKLKKACCSTCKNGDNIATMKLPYACKLLFQELQSMNVVPRLKLTEA